A single Triticum dicoccoides isolate Atlit2015 ecotype Zavitan chromosome 2A, WEW_v2.0, whole genome shotgun sequence DNA region contains:
- the LOC119352333 gene encoding probable inactive carboxylesterase Os04g0669700, producing MEEEPPPAEPRSQRFVLWLHGLGDSGRANEPIAGYAFAGARWAFPTAPTAPVPCNRGMLMPSWFDIHDTPITSKSVRDEADVLRAVESVHAMIDQEISAGTKPEDVFVFGLSQGGALSIASVLLYPKTLGGCAVFSEFLPFGASFASTVTAEAKKTPVLWVHGRADFLVPIEAGKDGTKFLRGRLGMSCEFKVYEGLGHELAPYELQYCERWAAGGEKR from the exons ATGGAGGAGGAGCCCCCGCCGGCGGAGCCTCGGTCGCAGCGGTTCGTGTTGTGGCTGCACGGGCTGGGGGACAGCGGGCGCGCCAACGAGCCCATCGCCGGGTACGCCTTCGCCGGCGCCCGCTGGGCCTTCCCCACGGCGCCCACCGCGCCCGTCCCATGCAACC GTGGCATGCTGATGCCGTCGTGGTTCGACATCCACGACACGCCCATCACCTCC AAATCCGTGAGGGACGAGGCGGACGTGCTGAGGGCGGTGGAGAGCGTGCACGCCATGATCGACCAGGAGATATCCGCCGGGACGAAGCCGGAGGATGTCTTCGTCTTCGGGCTCAGCCAGGGAG GCGCGCTGAGCATTGCCAGCGTGCTGCTGTACCCCAAGACGCTGGGCGGCTGCGCGGTCTTCAGCGAATTCCTCCCGTTCGGCGCCTCCTTCGCTTCCACGGTCACGGCCGAGGCCAAGAAGACGCCGGTGCTGTGGGTGCACGGTCGAGCGGACTTCCTGGTCCCGATCGAGGCGGGCAAAGACGGGACCAAGTTCCTGCGGGGACGGCTGGGCATGAGCTGCGAGTTCAAGGTGTACGAGGGTCTCGGCCACGAGCTGGCACCCTACGAGCTCCAGTACTGCGAGCGCTGGGCCGCCGGTGGTGAGAAGCGTTGA